gTCGCTCCTTGTCGTCACGTCTGAAAACTATTCCCACGGATGCTTGGCCGGCTGCCTTGTTGAGTCGGTATGTGGTTGTCCATTTTTGGGAGAGCCACGCACGCGGCGATGCTCTGGATGAAGTGACGGCTTCAAAATCGCCAAGTACGCTTCCGGGCGAGGATAGGATTCTTGTTACACCGTATGCGGTCGGATCAGGGCCTTTACGTAGTTGGAGAACGTGAGTTGGAAACACCCCCTCGACTGGAGATTGTTGGGGATCTTGCCTGACGTATATCGAGCGAAGGTTGCCTCGCTCATTGACCTGGGCAAACTGACCGACTCGGACACGTGCATACTGCTCGTCACCCTCTGAAACCTTCCGTAGGTAGAGTGCTAGGAAGCTGTTGTTCTCATAGTCCTTTGGGGAAGGGCAATCGATGGCAGCGACGAAGAGATCGCCGTCTTGTCGAGTGAGGTGAAGATCAATGCGAAGGCCTCTGTTGGACATTGAATATGGGGTTCTCGGCTCCCAGTCTTCGTAAGGGACGACCGAGTTGGAGAATTGAAAGTTGGTGGGCGATTTGGCGAGGAGACCGTGATGTGCATCTGGAGAGGCATCTCGGTCTGTCCAGGCAAAGATTGACTGGTCGTCGGATTGCTTCATGATTTCTTCTTGTAGTCGGAGAAACGCTctgtctccttctccgtaTAGCATCGGCATGTTGACGTTGAAAAGCCCCATGAGGGAGTAAGCGACGTCCTCAGGTCGCGTCGTCTCACGTGAGGCTGCCCAGGACATTCTCTTTGCGACGCTTGCCGACTGGATCGGACGGATATTTATCAAGATATCTTCGTCTATGCCTGTGATCGATGATAGAGTTTGGCTCAATGTTCTCTTTTCCCCGATGAGAACCCAGTTCTCACCATAGAAGATGAGGTCTTTGGGTGCCACTAACTCTTGCAGTGTCCATCCTCTTGTGAACCATCGACTGCTGGTAAACTCAGAGTCGAGCGTAGTCGTGTCGACATCTCCAGGGCAGTCTGTTAGGTATGCATAGCATCTCTCGGCCTTACTATACCATTCAAACATGGAGTTGATCGATTCTGACAACTCTGCACTGCTGCGCTTGTCGATGCAACAGTTGTCGGCCCAAGCATACTCGTAGCCGTCGGCGATCGCTTGCCGACAGGTATATTCAATTTTGTGATATGAGCTCTTTTGTTTGGCATTATTGGAAACAACGTCTGTGTAgatgacctcgtcgtcggtcCAGGTATGAGACAGAATGGCATAGGGAGGAACATTGTTGGGGCTGAAATCGACCATCTCCAGACCCTGAGGGGAGTCGACAGAGGCGACCTTGAGTAGACGCATGATGATAGCTGAAGGCTCGCGTTAAATGCGAGAATTAGCTTGTGAGTCTTATAAGCGAGTCCTTATTGTACCTTGCAGAGTCGCACTTGTTTCAGGTGGAACGATCGAGGCCGGGGCATTCCTTGCCTTCGGTTGTACCACATAATGAAAATGAGACAAACTCAGGTGCCAAGTATTTAAAATATGGAATTCGGCCCCCCCCCCCCTGCCGTGGCCGATGCCAATCGGAGACCAGGAGAGGTGCTGCGCCGCATCCTTTGGGGTGACAATGCCTCGGCTGCTGCAGGGGGTAGAATCTCCTCACTGTAACCGGGCGAACTCAGGCGCCAAGAAACAGTGGTCTCACGCCTTATAAACCAGTTAATAGCCATCATTATGCCCGTGCTTAAATAACCAGTTTGGTCTCTAACTACGCTACAAGCCCACCTGACCCCATTTATTGCGATTGAAAATGGCCTCAACTGCGGCAACTACAACGACTTCTGGCATTGGACCAGCTAAAACGGTGCCCGCAGATCTCATTCAGACAGAGTACGCTCCACCCACTTGCCCCCTAAAGTGCGGCCGGCTAAACAGTGCACAGGGACAACACCGTCTCAGTGCCTACGCAATTCCCCAATAAGGTGGCACCAGGGAATGAATTGAAGATCGATGACGCCCCACCCCCGGAAATGGTGACGCCTCTGAGTCGATTGGGAGAGAGGCCGGAATTTATCGATTGTCCGTTCTGCAAGAGACGGACAGAAACAACTATTTCGAAAGAAGGGAGTGATACTCAGTGGTAAGAATGACCACGAATATTGACGAGACAAGTGACTAATAGCTGGTTAAAGCCTCCTTTCAGTCCTTTGCTGCTTAGTCTGCATCTGCCTAGCTTGTCTTCCCAGCCTTGCCGGATGGGCCGAAGATATCCACCACAGTTGTTCGAACTGTAAGAGGAGGGTTGCAACTAAGCGCCACAGCGGCACAACTCAAGTGTATGCTTCTGATCCGGCGGTCCAAGTGCCTAGCAACTACGCGCCAACACAAGCGATGTCAATGCCTCAAGCTTCTACGGAACAAAAACTCTCATCATGATAGGATGGCTGAAGGGGTAGGAAAAGGGGAGTTGATGTTACAGATGCATGCTAACTAGAAGATCTGCATGAAAGGAGACTCTAAGGGCGAAATATCAGTTCTTTGTTAATGTTGAAGCCCAGTCCTTGagggataactgagccagaagaccgaggGTGGAGGGAGGCATACTGAAATAAACTCAATTTGTAATGCATATCCGAGAGGCTGTACTTTCCATGGTGCATCAGAGTTCTCACCGTTCCTTAAATATGACCTGGAGCGATTCGGGTGTTGGCCGTGAGTTGCTTGAAATGACCAAGTACGCATTGGAGCTTGGCTGGGGGTATTAACATCAAAAATGGATAACATCCTGCAGCCTGTTGAGGCATATATGTCAACAGGGGGAGAGACTACAATTGCAAAGCGAGCTAGTGGGCCAAGCCTCATAGCACTTGGCAGATACAAGGGATATGCTTCGCGATAATCTGCTCAGTTCCCGTCTATCTAGCCTGGTTCAAATCTCGACTCCTAACTATTCGCCCGAGTTGACTGGGCTGTGTGCTGGCGCTCGATATGGTCCCCGGAGAACTTCTCCACTAGCTTTCGCATCTCCTCGATCAAGCTACGCCATTGTGATTATTGAGTCCTTGGGGAAGTAAATGGGAGTGGATAAGTACGTACGTTGTCCTGAAGTGTGGGATCTTTGGGCAAAGAGCCGAGTCGTGGATAATCACCCGACTACCATGTCAAGTTAGTAAAACGAGGGAGATAGGTCGACGCGGAAGAGATAGTACCAACGTGGAATAGAGGGAGTTTCTCGCTTCCCAGTCATTTTCGGGCTCGGACTTCGGAAAGTGCTCGTGATAACTCTTAAGACATTCCTTTGCCCAGTCATTCCGCAAGAGGCGCAGGGTTGCAAGCTCATCTAAGTCCCTGTCATCAGTTGCGGTGGATCAACACAAAGTAAAAGAGAGTTTGTTTGAACTGATTCGATGAGGGGACGGGATGAAGAGAGGCCAAACGCAGATCACTTACACTCATTGTGGCCCCAAAACGCCGATGCATCAAACAACAGAGGATTTTCAGACTCAGCTTGAGTAGACACGTTCCCGAGCCATAAGTCACCGTGGAGAAGCACAGGCTTGATGCTTCTCCCGCCTGTCTCCAGAGGTCGAAGCAGTCTCGGGATGACTTTGTCAAAGAATGGGCCTGATAGCTGTTGTAGCTCCTCACTTAGCCCTCtcgcctcttcctcaagtTTCAGCATGTGCCGCATCCCTCTAGCATAGAATTCTTCCCATGTGTCAGTCCAAGTATTGTCCTGCTTAAGCGTTCCATTATATGTAGCCATGTGGAAGCCGAATTTGCCGGTAGGATTCGCGTCGATGCTGAGGGTGTGGAGTTGAGCGACCACCTGGGTGAAGAGTGGGATCGGAGGCTTGTCTTCGCCAAGGTCAtggaaagagaagagaatgaAATAGCCATCAGAATTGCGCAGTTTTCCCCAAGCGACTGGTGTGGGAGAGAAATCCGGAATGATTTTGTTGATCAACTTCATGGACTCGTACTCGCCTTGGAACATGGGACGGGCGTTAGGCCCCTCCCTCCGCTGCATAGTTGATGAGTAGCGATCCACGGCTAGCCAGGTGAAAGAAATACTTGCCTTGAGAAAATAGGAGAGTTGCGAGCCCTGGATGTCGAGGTCAACCCGCGCTGTGGTATTCCAGTTGCTTTTGCCATGGCCCTCGCAGCCTTCGACGATGGCACCTGGGGGGAGACCTAGAGGACTAGTAAGAAAGACATTGGCAACAGTGTCGGTAAGAGAGATCTCACGAGAAATGATGCCttcatcaagttcaacagGACCTTCATGGACCTTGGGGTTGTTTTGTACTTGCCAGTAATCCTGCGACATAGAGAGAGATTGCCTTGAAAACCATACGAAACGCATTAGTCCAGTAGACATGTCTACTGGTCTAGAGTACTCCGTGCCGCCAAGAGTTGTCACATGCGTTGGCCGTGGCTAGAACAAAGAACTGCTCGGGTCGAGGCGGGGACACCACACAAGCTTCCGATGACAGTACGAAATGACACAGATGGAGTATCCAACATGGTTGGTTCCGACCCTTGAGGTGTCAGACGTGGCTATAAAGCACGCTCCCTCCATCCCAACTCCTTTGTTAAACCAAGGCAAAATGGCTCAAGTTGACATAATACCAAGGCCCATCCACCGGGCGCACGAGCAGGCAGTGATTGTGGATGAAGCAGTTGCTGAAAGTAAGTAAAGCATACCTCAAACCCTTGAATCACTTTTCCAACTGTTAGAAAGGACTCCATCCCGGGTCTAGGATCAAGGACGCTCACACCCATCGTAAGAGCTTCTGGACTGAAACCATCCGCATCGACGTGGAGCTACCCGACAAGACTCTACAGAGCTACTTTCTCAAAACAGGCACGGGGGATAACGGCCTGAGTATGCTCCGGGGCGAATTTGAGGGGGCTAGGGTTATCCACAAGTATACACCAAACGGCATCCCTCGACCCATCGCTTGGGGCACCTTCAAGTCGGATCCTAACACGCACTTTTATTTGTGTGAGTTTATCGATatgaaggaggagcttcCAAACATAGGCAAGTTCTCGGCCATGCTCGCAAAGCTCCACCAAGACAGCATGTCCGATAAGAACGCACCCGATGAGTTTGGGTTCCACGTCATGACGCACGAAGGCAGCATGTATCAGGATATTTTTTGGTGCAAAACGTGGGAAGAGATGTGCACTCGCCGGTTTCAGTCCTTTGTCGACCAAGAGAGGATCTCACAGGGTCCCAGTGAGGAACTTGACGAGATCGTGCCGCAGTTCATCAGCAAGGTTATCCCTCGGCTGCTGCGCCCGCTTGTAACACATGGCCGGAGCATCAAGCCGGTTGCGCTCCATGCAGACATTTGGTCTAGTAACACGGACGTGAACAGAGCCACTGGAGAGCCCATCTACTTTGATCCTTCTGTTTTCTGGGGCCACCACGAGTGTAAGCCTCTTTCCAAGATTGACTTTATCTCGACCACGGCAACTTACGATCAATAGTTGATCTACAATGCATGCTGACCCCACGTTACGGGTTCGGTAGAGAGTGGATGGAAGCGTACTTTCGGCACTTCGATGCTTCGGAACCGAAGGAGGAGTCTAAAGATCGCAACCTCCTCTATGCCATGTAGGTCTTATCTTGACCCCCCTTTCTCTAACTAATGATGTGAACAGAAGCAGCCATTTTTGTGCCTCTACGCTGTACCCAACTGACAAGAGCTACCGGAAGATGTAAGGACTGGCGCTTATCTGGATGACGAATAACTCATTTCTGTTCTAGGGCAATTGAAGATATGAAGCGACTTCTTGACAAGTTCCCCAAAGGGTATCAGGGTGAATGACAAGGACACCTagtccaaggtcaagccgTGTCGAGCTAGCCTCCAACTCCTTCCGTACTTTAGTTCAGTCAAGTAGAAAAATCCTGCTATCAGACAGAAGCCACTCATAAGCGTGAAGGTCCATCCAAACCCCATTTTATTAATCATGCTTTCCAGAGCAGCCACCATCGCGGCTGAGAGAATGCACCTGACAATGTTGGACGAAGCCTGGGCCGTGGCTGTCGCATCTTGATTGATGTCGACTAACAGTGTGTTATTGATCTAGACAGAACCAGTCAGCTGAAGTCAAGCACAGACGTGTTTACGTACATTGAAACACGTTTGAATAGAAAACCCCGCAACGGAAAGACATGCTAGAGGCGCCGCGAGATGCTAATCGAGTCAACAATAGGAACCAACTTATATGTGGCGTTTCTCACCGTGTGTTTGGCGACCAGCCACCCATACGCCAAGACAGAGacaaaggagaagaaggtgggTAGAAATGCGCTCCGAATACGAGCTTCCTCGATTGGAAAGTGTAAAAGGTCATCACCTGATACCTTGTTGATTGGTAGGCCGTGCGCCTTGGCCACCACTCGGTAGTCATGGTCGATCCATTTGCTTGACGCCAGCGTTGCAACGATGGCGCCGAGCCCGAAAGGAAGGTAGATGAGTCCGGCCTGCAACTTGTTGAGATGGTAAACCTCCATCATTGTTGTTGCAAGAGACGCGTGAATGCAGCAATAAACGGTGTAGAGGAAGCTACCGGGCATGATGCTTGCGGCCACATCCTTGCGTGAAAGGATGAGCAGGCTCTTGATGGGGTTTGGTAATACCCGAGGCTTTCGAGGCAAGGGAGGAGCTCTGAGGCCGCGATCGCCCTTCCAAGGTCTCATAATGTGTGGAGCGACAGATCGGTAGAGCCTTGCTGGTCGAGTGCCACCATTGCCTATGTAGGCACGATGCGTCTCTGGGAGAGccagcatcatggccaaaAGACAGAAGCCGGAGGCTATGGTCAAGAACCAAAAtatccatctccagccaGGGCCAGAGGCAAAGGCGCCTCCCAGGACGGGACCGAGGCTTGGGGCGGTGGTTATCCTGAAGGCATTGACATTTGCACTACTTGAACTGTCACAAGATGCTTACCCGAATGAGAGAGCCGAGACAAAGGCACCCCTCTCGGCAGGGGTTGAGATGTCCGCAATGACTCCGTACGCCACAGAAAATGTCCCTACCGAAGTGGTTAACTCTGTCACAGGTAAGATAGAGGGTTTTTACTGACCGGAAATTCCTGCACTCTGCAACATCCGAAGCAACAAAGCCACAGCTGAGCGCTGGATCGCTATGCCCACGTTGGCCGCCACGTACAGCGTGAGAGTGATTGCATACATAGGGCGCCGCCCAAAAGTGTCAGCGGCATCTCCAACGACAGCTGGAGCGATAGCCGAGACGAAAAGGTACGAAGTGACGGTGAGATCGATCATGCCAATCGACGAATCAAGGTCGCCGGCGATGACGGGAATGACAGGGTAGTAGATGAAGCTGCTTAGTGCCGAGAACCAGCCAGCGAGGGCAATCATTGCCACTATCCAGCGGCGTTCGTTTTTAGTGAAGAGTGTGTAGGGCACAACTGGCTCAGCCTCTAGACCCGAGGAGCTAAGCACGGTAGCCATAGCGATGTCGGTTAGAAGGTCGTATGATCTTTCTAGGGAACATTGTTGAACTTGGTAGTGGTTTAATAGGTAGTCTGCCGCTAAAATATGCCTGTTGGTCGTGAGAACGCCAAGCTATACACCAAGCCATCCCAGCTTGACAATGGAAGGCAAACACACCCTCCACTCACACACAGACAACAATCGGCCACACTTTTCTGCAACTTTAActtcttatctcttatctgATGTCCTGTTCTCCACAGATTATCGATCTTGTGGAGGTGTGATGTCCTGCCACCTCCCTGACAGCCCCTGACAGCCCTTGACACTGCCAACAACCGTCAACCACTGCTATGGCATTATGCCCGCCTCTAGTGCTATATATCAAATAAACGAGTCATCCCATTAACAACCAAACATCGTCCGAATGGCGCAGCGGGATGAACGCAAGCCCGGCTGCTCGAGTCTCTCAGGCGAAAGCGGTGGGTGAGCCTTCGGACACCCCTTTTTGCCTTTTTGCCTTTTTTACTTTTTGATGCCTTTTTAGTTGCAAAGGCATCATAGAGAAGAGCATAAGTGGTCCATTTTCTGTTTGTTCAAACCCGCACCGACCCTGACGCGGTTTCGTTTAAACGCCTAACGCTGCACGCATTTAACTAtgttctggctcagttaacccatcaagggccgggcttcaactataataaagaacacattgtcaacacatcataggATCATgtcccaatgctaacacagtggctGTGGAAGGAGCAACGTGCCACAACATAGAACGTTGGGAAGCCATATGCACACCAAGCAATGGGCTACTGCGCCAATTCAGCCCGTGTTGCTGACAGCGAGTGGCGTCCTCAGAGCGATAACACATATTGACACCCCTCCTTCGTTCCTTAGACAGGGGTACAAAGGCCAAATGTGCCTCGTGGGTATATGACTGGTTGCGTTGGGCGGAAGACGTGGTTTCGGTGCGACGCCTTTGATGGATCTGTGGCAAACCCACTATTATTCCCAAACTATGCGATATGTCAAAGTCAGGCTGTATTGACCTCTCTTGTTCCGCGCTGCGACAGTCACTTCCACTTCACGCAGAGCCTGATGGCGTCGTGATTCTGCCCCGGTGCTGCAAGACCCCCCTGTCAGTCGCTCAGCCGCAACGCCTCAACGCCCATGTCGGCGAATTTGCAACGAATTGCGAGCAAGACACATTGGTTTATAATCACTCTCCAGGCTGGGTGGACACGTAATGCCCAGTCACTGAAGGGGGGGTTGAAAACTTTTCGTAAAAAAATATGATAGGTCTACCAGGCTGTAAGGACGCAAGCCATTGAGCTCAACAAAAACCAATCCACACTGCACCATAATATGACGTTCTCGTCGCCCATACTTTCCAGGTGTTCTTAAATTCTCCCTTGAATATCACAAAAAGGAGGGCCGTGGAGCAACCAACGACTGTTGGTCGCTGCTGGCTTGCCGATTAAACCATCGAACTATCAAAATTCACCCAAGCTTATTCACTGACAACATACACTATCAAAATGTTCCTCAGTGGGCTATTCATTCTGGCAGCATGCGCGCCCTGCGTCGCAGCTGATGCCGGTGATGATTTCTCCAACAACCTCTTTTCAGACCTAGCGCCGTACGTGAACTCGTCCATCTGATCCAATAGCACACTGACGGAATAAGGCTGCTGGCGCTCTTCGGTGAACGAGTCACCATGCAATTCATGAGCCAGTCCATGGGCTGGGCTGATAACATCATCCTCGCTATGGCTCCGTtgggcatcatcaccatcattgtTAGCGCCATCCGTGTGGGTGGTCCTTCGTGGTTGAAGGCGCTCGTCGGGCGGGCCAGGGAGAacgttgctgttgctgaagcAGAACTAATGTCTTCTACTTCGAACGAAGTGTGCGAGTTATGGAATGGCCATGATGTGGTGAGGTGCATGGGATCGGCTCCTATCTCAGAGTTCATCTGCCTAGCACctcgaggcgaaggaggcAGTAATGCAAGCGAAGTCAAGGTGCTCAGCTTGGATGACGCCCTTGACAAAGGATATCTCAAAAAGAGTGGTAAGTAAATTCGGCGGGTTATTCGGGGAATTCGCTCACTATATATCAGGGGACggggtctttgaagcctTGCGTCAGACGCATCGTCCAGCAATCAACCATGAAGACTCAAATCTCGAGGGAGGCGACTCAAATCACTCATCGTCCgaaatcatcatcatccataATCAACGCGACGCAGCACCTAATATCTCACTCAACTGCCACAATGAAATCTGGAGAGGAGAATTGTACTTGGCAGCCGCCTTTGCAATGTGTCTACAATCTGCCGTTCTGCTGTACTCTGGTTTTGTCGCATATCGCCTCAACTTTCTCAAGGAAGGTTCTTCCATTGCGAGATATGCCTTTCCCTGTACCGCTGTCGGGATGCTGGTATTGGTATCAGGTTTACTGATATGCTCACATGTTGTCGAGAGTAGCACCGAAGAGGACAGATACCGCCCAATGCAGGGAAGGGCAGCGCGACTGGTATGGCTGCAGCAACCCAAGACGGTCAGTGACCAGATTTTCGACTCGCATGCCATATTTCCAAGGCATGAGCGGTCTGAAATCACGACGTCAAGTCGAAAGGTCAAGGTGAAACTGAAGTCGAGTCGAGCAACCCATGGCTCCATCAACCAAGAAAGAGAGAGTAATGCACGCGAAAAAGACCATGACCTAGGTACAGTTTTGGAGACAAAGGCACTTTTCGGCGCAATTGCTAGTCTTTGTGGGTTCATCGTACAATTCGTCGGTCTGCGTGGGATGCACTGGTCAGTGTCTGTTGCTCAACTCGGCGCAATTCTCATCATGACGGCCGTGAGAGCTCTAATCCGCCGTGGCCTTGCGCAGCCTCCAGATGATAGGCTTCTTGCAGCTGGATTCGAGCTCGAGTGGCTTTCCTTGACATTATTGGACTCGGAAATGGCCTGGTGGCCATTCTCCGGATTTGATGTGTTGCAAGAGAAAATCCTCATGGGCTGGTGGCCAACGACAGGTGGAAGTCGATACATGTACTCACCTTTGCGAGAGATGACGGTCCAGAAGAGTCCCGAGTCCAAGGCCCATCGAGCGATGATAGTCCGGAAAGATCTTGGCAATTTGGCCTGCTGGCCCGCAGTTGCGGCAGTGGAAGCTGCGGCTCTTGCACGAGCAATCAAGATCACAATGGACACCCTGCTTGGCTCTTCCAGAACCAATGAATGGATATGGCCCATGCGAACACACTATCCTGAAACGGATAGTGAGTCAACGGTGCATTTCAGGTTGCGGTGCGGAGACACAGGAAGCTTGGCATCAATGACCAGCGAGCTTGAAGCTGCACTTTCGTTGTGGCTCTTCTCTGTCAACTACTACGAGATGAAGCAAGAATCAAGCACGAGGCACAGCCAAACGCCGGTAATGTCTCGTCGAGCCAAGATGCCTCTGAAAAACTCTAGCCTCCGACTCTTGGGGGAACATAGGAGGGGTCTGCATCGAGATCTCGGCTGGTGGATGCCCGATGATGCAACGAGGATCCTCAAGGTTCAAAAATGTGATCGATCTAAAGAAACTGTAACCGAAGACACCCAGAGACTACTTGATGTGCAAGATCACCGAATCGTTGGGTGCGGTTCCCTGCCACGTGTCGGACTGCTATCTTTCAACACCCGCTTTCAGAGCTCACCACTACCGAAATCTCATGCAGATGTCCTTCCGGATGAGCCGATTTTCACCCTTCCCGATTCCTGCCTAGCTGTGGAGTCTTTTGTTCCTCTCCAGCTACTCTACGCCCAAGACATGTTTGCATCTTTCATGCGGTCTTTGGCCAAAGCAATGCAAAGTCCTATTCCCGACGGGTCTGATATTTTTTACGACagccagagcagcagcaTGAATTGGGACTCATTTAAGCTACGTAACGACAGGCTGACAAGGCTTATCCAGGAGATTTCAAACACTGGGCTTGGCAGTGTAGATGAGATCTCCGTCAGCCTGATACCGGCTCTGAGCGCCGAGCACAAGCTTCCAGACCCCAGCGCCATCGTCGAACTGGCCCACAAGCATGCTAAGCGTTACCACGTGCAGCAAGAGTGGGAAAAGGCATGTAAACCATACCTCTGGTTATCTGATATCTCACGAAGCTTCCCCAAAGATAGTGTATTCAGTGTGAGAAGCATCGCTGTCTTGCTAGAATGCGTAAGGATCATGACGCAGGCACTTGAGATGAGGTGCCacatggatgacgatgaagtGTCCAACCCTTTGGACAAGGCGAAAAACAACATTGAATTCCAGATCAAACTATGGCTCGAATCTAACGACAGTCTCACCGGCCGGACCATTTTGTCACATCTCATGACACTATACAACGAGCAAGGGCGGAAATGGATATGGGACTCCTGGGAGACTAGTCAAGATCCCACAACGATACCAAACACAACCACAGATTACCCTCATACATTCGGGTTTGGTCGGTTGCATCGGTTATGTCAGGAAGGCCGACGATTGACCAACGAAAGAGTAATGGCAGCGCTGAATCCAGGGCAGAGCGTTAAACAGCCGGACGTATTGAACTGGACGCCACTCCACTACATCGCAGTCAATGGAAGTGCTGGATCTGTCGAGCTGCTGCTTGAGCTGGACGCTGATGTCAATTGCCGAGATCTTGTGGACTGGACACCGTTACACTATGCTTGTCAGCGTGGAAACAGGTCGACGATGCGCAGTCTTCTT
This window of the Fusarium keratoplasticum isolate Fu6.1 chromosome 3, whole genome shotgun sequence genome carries:
- a CDS encoding HET domain-containing protein, giving the protein MRLLKVASVDSPQGLEMVDFSPNNVPPYAILSHTWTDDEVIYTDVVSNNAKQKSSYHKIEYTCRQAIADGYEYAWADNCCIDKRSSAELSESINSMFEWYSKAERCYAYLTDCPGDVDTTTLDSEFTSSRWFTRGWTLQELVAPKDLIFYGENWVLIGEKRTLSQTLSSITGIDEDILINIRPIQSASVAKRMSWAASRETTRPEDVAYSLMGLFNVNMPMLYGEGDRAFLRLQEEIMKQSDDQSIFAWTDRDASPDAHHGLLAKSPTNFQFSNSVVPYEDWEPRTPYSMSNRGLRIDLHLTRQDGDLFVAAIDCPSPKDYENNSFLALYLRKVSEGDEQYARVRVGQFAQVNERGNLRSIYVRQDPQQSPVEGVFPTHVLQLRKGPDPTAYGVTRILSSPGSVLGDFEAVTSSRASPRAWLSQKWTTTYRLNKAAGQASVGIVFRRDDKERLLVMLGSAPGLKVAFHAMELPMSVTAEGEEKGITPAFEEMQPLFQPKLCGEHILLDYHRIRVDAQPMVHKSSKYYLIDIQIEVVRESSRFLEAWETIKRAERAIQAEIQAKNMDQREGKHANKKGWRRLLSQ
- a CDS encoding Protein-ribulosamine 3-kinase; the protein is MSQDYWQVQNNPKVHEGPVELDEGIISRLPPGAIVEGCEGHGKSNWNTTARVDLDIQGSQLSYFLKASISFTWLAVDRYSSTMQRREGPNARPMFQGEYESMKLINKIIPDFSPTPVAWGKLRNSDGYFILFSFHDLGEDKPPIPLFTQVVAQLHTLSIDANPTGKFGFHMATYNGTLKQDNTWTDTWEEFYARGMRHMLKLEEEARGLSEELQQLSGPFFDKVIPRLLRPLETGGRSIKPVLLHGDLWLGNVSTQAESENPLLFDASAFWGHNEYELATLRLLRNDWAKECLKSYHEHFPKSEPENDWEARNSLYSTLVLSLPRRPISLVLLT
- a CDS encoding MFS domain-containing protein, with protein sequence MATVLSSSGLEAEPVVPYTLFTKNERRWIVAMIALAGWFSALSSFIYYPVIPVIAGDLDSSIGMIDLTVTSYLFVSAIAPAVVGDAADTFGRRPMYAITLTLYVAANVGIAIQRSAVALLLRMLQSAGISGTFSVAYGVIADISTPAERGAFVSALSFGITTAPSLGPVLGGAFASGPGWRWIFWFLTIASGFCLLAMMLALPETHRAYIGNGGTRPARLYRSVAPHIMRPWKGDRGLRAPPLPRKPRVLPNPIKSLLILSRKDVAASIMPGSFLYTVYCCIHASLATTMMEVYHLNKLQAGLIYLPFGLGAIVATLASSKWIDHDYRVVAKAHGLPINKVSGDDLLHFPIEEARIRSAFLPTFFSFVSVLAYGWLVAKHTVRNATYKLVPIVDSISISRRL